The following are encoded in a window of Psychrobacter sp. P11F6 genomic DNA:
- a CDS encoding cation:proton antiporter has translation MIENYNLFLLVCGIAFLLGALFPIIFKRTPISLPMLQVSFGLLMGYWWTTLSFLDPMNNGLIIEKLTEIVVLVSLVGAGIKIDTKLSWQLWRPTVRLLLITMPIGIFAMAVLGYYAFGLSLGAAILLGAVLAPTDPVLASSIQVGPPNTGREDTPRFTLTSEAGLNDGLAFPFVYLAIKIAEAFSQGNSFTLEMLWSWFTHDVLWKIGAGLVVGIVVGKIMAKLVFSKYSQNTTISQGYVVIALTLVAYGLAEFVHSYGFIAVFIAAFAFRRSEHEHSYHHKLHDFAEQSEGLLMSLVLVTFGMFLGQGLQSGVELTWRVYIVSFTFLLLIRPIGGFIALSGLNMAHTEKYAISALGIRGIGTLYYLSYALNQGFFGDEDALKLWVVCSIVILASIFIHGLSATKLLKMTPNKSH, from the coding sequence ATGATTGAAAACTACAATTTATTTTTATTGGTCTGCGGTATCGCTTTTTTACTGGGGGCGTTATTCCCCATTATATTTAAGCGCACGCCTATCTCTTTGCCTATGTTGCAGGTCAGCTTTGGGCTGCTGATGGGGTACTGGTGGACGACCTTATCATTTTTAGACCCTATGAATAACGGCTTAATTATCGAAAAATTAACCGAAATTGTGGTGCTCGTATCCTTGGTTGGTGCTGGTATCAAAATTGATACGAAGCTGTCTTGGCAATTGTGGCGACCGACCGTGCGTCTGTTGCTTATTACCATGCCGATTGGCATCTTTGCGATGGCGGTGCTAGGCTACTATGCATTTGGTCTCAGTCTGGGAGCCGCTATATTGCTGGGCGCAGTATTGGCTCCAACCGATCCTGTATTGGCTTCTAGTATTCAAGTAGGGCCACCCAATACAGGTCGCGAAGACACACCTCGCTTTACATTAACGTCAGAAGCAGGATTGAATGACGGACTGGCTTTCCCATTTGTTTATTTGGCCATAAAAATAGCGGAAGCCTTTAGCCAAGGCAATTCCTTTACCCTCGAGATGCTCTGGTCATGGTTCACTCATGATGTCTTATGGAAAATTGGTGCTGGGCTGGTGGTGGGGATTGTCGTTGGTAAAATTATGGCCAAGCTGGTATTTTCAAAATACAGCCAAAACACCACTATTTCTCAAGGCTATGTGGTCATTGCACTAACGTTAGTGGCTTATGGACTTGCCGAATTTGTACATAGTTATGGCTTTATCGCCGTGTTTATCGCGGCATTTGCCTTTCGCCGCTCAGAGCATGAGCATAGCTATCACCACAAGCTCCATGATTTTGCAGAACAATCAGAAGGCTTACTCATGTCTCTAGTGCTGGTCACTTTCGGCATGTTTCTTGGTCAAGGATTACAGTCGGGCGTTGAGCTGACATGGCGTGTTTACATCGTCAGCTTCACTTTCCTCTTGTTGATACGTCCCATTGGCGGGTTTATTGCTTTATCAGGACTAAACATGGCACACACTGAAAAGTATGCCATCTCTGCTTTGGGCATCCGTGGTATTGGTACGCTATATTATTTATCTTATGCGCTCAACCAAGGTTTTTTCGGTGATGAAGATGCGCTTAAACTGTGGGTCGTCTGTTCAATTGTCATTTTGGCGTCAATCTTTATTCATGGTCTTAGCGCCACAAAATTGCTTAAAATGACGCCGAATAAATCACATTAA
- the ilvD gene encoding dihydroxy-acid dehydratase has product MDYRSKTSTGGRNMAGARALWRATGMTDGDFGKPIIAIANSFTQFVPGHVHLKDLGQLVAREIEQAGGVAKEFNTIAVDDGIAMGHSGMLYSLPSRDLIADSVEYMVNAHCADALVCISNCDKITPGMLMAAMRLNIPVVFISGGPMEAGKILASTVGKSHNTDGSDSSAIRKLDLVDAMMDAADDSISDADVAAIEASACPTCGSCSGMFTANSMNCLTEALGLALPGNGSLLATHSLRRELFLEAGRTIVSLAKRRYEQDDDSVLPRSIASKAAFENAMTLDIAMGGSTNTILHLLAAANEAEVDFKMSDIDRLSRGVPCLAKVAPASQKYHMEDVHRAGGVFALLAELDRAGLLKTDVPTIHSPTMKAAIDKWDIMNPDNQEARARFLAAPGGVRTTEAFSQSKEWSNLDVNRESGCIRSAQHAYSTDGGLAVLYGNIAERGCVVKTAGVDDSILVFTGRARLFESQDDAVAAVLADNIVAGDVVIIRYEGPKGGPGMQEMLYPTTYLKSKGLGKECALLTDGRFSGGTSGLSIGHASPEAAEGGAIGLVEEGDTIHIDIPNRTINMQVSDADLATRREAMEARGRDAWKPVSRDRHVTPALRAYAAMTTSADTGAVRDVSQVER; this is encoded by the coding sequence ATGGATTATCGCTCAAAAACCTCTACTGGCGGCCGTAATATGGCAGGCGCGCGCGCATTATGGCGTGCGACTGGCATGACTGATGGCGACTTTGGCAAACCAATCATTGCGATTGCCAACTCGTTTACCCAGTTCGTACCCGGCCATGTGCATCTAAAAGACTTGGGGCAACTGGTCGCACGTGAAATTGAACAAGCAGGCGGCGTGGCTAAAGAGTTCAATACCATTGCGGTCGATGATGGTATTGCCATGGGTCATAGCGGTATGTTGTACTCACTGCCAAGTCGCGATTTGATTGCCGACTCTGTAGAATACATGGTCAATGCCCATTGCGCAGATGCCTTAGTTTGTATCTCCAACTGCGATAAAATAACGCCGGGTATGTTGATGGCAGCCATGCGCCTCAATATTCCAGTAGTGTTTATTTCAGGTGGCCCAATGGAAGCGGGCAAAATCTTAGCCAGCACAGTTGGTAAGAGCCATAATACCGATGGTAGTGACAGTAGTGCGATTCGTAAGCTTGACCTTGTCGATGCGATGATGGATGCCGCTGATGACAGCATTAGTGATGCAGATGTCGCCGCTATCGAAGCCTCAGCCTGCCCAACTTGTGGTTCGTGCTCTGGTATGTTTACTGCTAACTCAATGAACTGCTTAACCGAAGCGTTGGGCTTGGCATTACCGGGTAATGGCTCGCTATTGGCAACTCATTCATTACGCCGTGAGCTGTTTTTAGAAGCAGGACGCACCATTGTCTCGCTTGCCAAACGTCGCTATGAGCAAGATGATGATTCAGTATTGCCACGCTCAATCGCTAGCAAAGCGGCTTTTGAAAACGCGATGACCTTAGATATCGCGATGGGTGGCTCAACCAATACTATTTTGCATCTGTTAGCGGCTGCTAACGAAGCAGAAGTCGATTTCAAAATGTCAGATATCGATCGTCTAAGTCGCGGTGTACCTTGCCTTGCAAAAGTCGCCCCTGCCTCGCAGAAATACCATATGGAAGATGTGCATCGTGCTGGCGGTGTCTTTGCGTTATTGGCCGAGCTTGATCGTGCAGGCTTACTCAAAACTGACGTGCCGACCATCCATAGTCCAACGATGAAAGCCGCGATTGATAAATGGGACATCATGAATCCTGATAATCAAGAGGCACGCGCACGCTTCCTTGCAGCACCGGGTGGCGTACGTACTACTGAGGCGTTTTCGCAATCAAAAGAATGGTCAAACCTCGACGTCAACCGTGAGTCAGGTTGCATCCGTAGTGCCCAACATGCCTATTCTACAGATGGTGGATTAGCCGTATTGTATGGCAATATCGCTGAGCGTGGCTGCGTAGTCAAAACCGCAGGCGTTGATGACAGCATCCTAGTATTTACTGGTCGCGCGCGCCTATTTGAGTCACAAGACGATGCTGTCGCTGCGGTATTAGCTGACAATATCGTCGCAGGTGATGTGGTTATCATCCGCTACGAAGGCCCTAAAGGCGGTCCTGGTATGCAAGAGATGCTATATCCGACCACTTACCTCAAGTCAAAAGGCTTGGGTAAAGAATGCGCCCTACTCACCGATGGTCGCTTCTCTGGTGGAACATCAGGCCTATCAATCGGTCATGCCAGCCCAGAAGCAGCTGAAGGCGGCGCCATTGGTCTAGTAGAAGAAGGCGATACCATCCATATCGACATTCCTAATCGTACGATCAACATGCAAGTCAGTGATGCCGATTTGGCCACTCGCCGCGAGGCGATGGAAGCTCGTGGCCGCGATGCGTGGAAGCCTGTAAGCCGTGACCGTCATGTGACCCCTGCGCTACGTGCCTATGCTGCTATGACTACCAGTGCCGATACTGGTGCGGTACGTGACGTGAGTCAAGTTGAGCGTTAA
- a CDS encoding HIT family protein, with protein MTQANEQAAYDDNNIFAKMLNGDIPYHKVYEDDKTLAFMDIMPQAEGHVLVIPKQKAVDLADLEPEYAAAVLMTAKKVMQAQRQVFAREGIIQMQLNGSEAGQTVFHYHVHLIPSSIHELGRHAVIQADHTELAETAKQLAAAITI; from the coding sequence ATGACCCAAGCCAATGAGCAAGCCGCGTATGACGATAACAATATCTTTGCCAAAATGCTAAACGGTGACATCCCCTATCACAAAGTCTACGAAGATGATAAAACCCTTGCCTTTATGGATATCATGCCACAAGCAGAGGGGCATGTGCTGGTGATTCCTAAGCAAAAAGCCGTTGATTTGGCGGATCTTGAACCAGAGTATGCCGCAGCGGTGTTAATGACCGCTAAAAAAGTCATGCAAGCACAGCGTCAAGTATTTGCGCGTGAAGGCATTATTCAGATGCAATTAAATGGTAGCGAGGCGGGTCAAACCGTTTTTCATTATCACGTGCATCTCATTCCATCGAGTATTCATGAGCTCGGTCGACATGCAGTGATCCAAGCTGATCACACAGAACTGGCTGAAACGGCAAAGCAACTTGCTGCTGCCATTACTATTTAG
- a CDS encoding BCCT family transporter: protein MSKLPRSTILLPVFVPAAAIMLLLVIGTAINPDAAGELFSKVLAFTTDTFGWFYMLAVAIFLMFIIALAFSPYGSIKLGPDHAEAEYKFLEWFAMLFSAGYGIALLFYGVAEPVLHFASPPLSTPQTIEAAKEAMQIAYFHWGFHIWAIYGVVGLSLAYFSFRHGLPLSVRSTLYPLIGDKIYGPIGHTVDVFAIVGTMFGIATSLGLSVAQINAGLNYLLPEMVPVNTTVQVIIIALVTAAALVSVLAGMDKGVKRLSILNMVLATALMLFVFIVGPSIFILNAFMENTGSYLGNIVERTFSLQAYQSSDWIGSWTLFIFAWTIAWAPFVGLFIAKISRGRTIREFVLGVMLVPTLFTFFWFSVFGDTALHMIMVDGYDALISEVQNNQAIALFKLLENLPFTQIVSSLTVLLIITFFVTSSDSGSLVIDSLAAGGRSDTPWWQRSFWVVTEGAVAAVLLIAGGLSALQTAAIVSALPFAIIILISTFGMWRALRIEGHRNQSLANDNHLPPHLLKLDAWRDRIDYITNQPTRDKVLGYIKGTVLSSMHEVAEKFAETGWLPDVNYDEVNNRAVLELRRGDNVEFWYEVRLSEHEIPDYYTEDMANELPQEHHHRAEVYLRRGGQTYDLYGYQSESVINDIIDQFEKYLHFLNVSPDSLPWRMQEHDEDITLEQGSVFDK from the coding sequence ATGAGTAAATTACCTCGCTCCACTATTTTGTTGCCAGTTTTTGTACCGGCAGCAGCGATTATGCTGCTATTGGTGATTGGCACAGCCATCAACCCTGACGCTGCTGGCGAGCTGTTCAGCAAAGTTTTGGCATTTACCACCGACACTTTCGGCTGGTTTTATATGTTGGCAGTCGCCATATTTTTGATGTTTATCATCGCCTTGGCATTTTCGCCTTATGGCAGTATTAAATTGGGCCCTGACCATGCGGAGGCTGAGTATAAGTTTCTGGAATGGTTCGCCATGCTATTCTCCGCAGGCTACGGCATAGCCTTGCTGTTTTATGGCGTAGCAGAGCCCGTATTGCATTTTGCCAGTCCGCCACTTTCCACGCCGCAGACGATTGAAGCTGCTAAAGAAGCCATGCAAATTGCCTATTTTCATTGGGGTTTTCATATTTGGGCGATTTATGGCGTAGTAGGTTTGTCGCTGGCGTATTTCTCTTTTCGTCATGGCTTGCCACTGTCGGTACGCTCAACGCTATATCCATTAATCGGTGACAAAATCTATGGCCCTATCGGACATACCGTTGATGTGTTTGCGATCGTGGGCACGATGTTTGGTATCGCCACCAGTTTGGGTCTATCGGTGGCGCAAATTAACGCGGGTCTAAATTATTTGCTACCAGAGATGGTGCCAGTTAATACGACGGTGCAGGTTATTATCATTGCACTAGTGACTGCAGCTGCCTTAGTATCCGTGTTGGCAGGTATGGACAAAGGCGTCAAGCGCTTGTCTATCTTAAACATGGTATTGGCAACGGCACTGATGTTATTTGTCTTTATCGTTGGTCCATCGATCTTTATTCTCAATGCTTTTATGGAAAACACGGGCAGCTATCTGGGCAATATCGTTGAGCGTACTTTTAGCTTACAAGCGTATCAATCGAGTGATTGGATCGGTAGTTGGACACTATTTATTTTTGCATGGACGATTGCTTGGGCGCCTTTTGTGGGTCTGTTCATTGCCAAGATCAGTCGCGGTCGCACCATTCGTGAGTTTGTATTGGGCGTCATGTTAGTGCCAACGCTGTTTACCTTCTTTTGGTTTTCGGTGTTTGGCGATACGGCACTACATATGATTATGGTCGATGGTTACGATGCGCTGATTAGCGAAGTGCAAAACAACCAAGCAATTGCGTTATTTAAATTGCTAGAGAATTTACCATTCACGCAGATTGTCTCATCATTGACAGTACTGTTAATTATTACTTTTTTTGTGACGTCATCGGATTCAGGGTCATTAGTGATTGACTCGCTCGCTGCGGGTGGACGTAGTGATACGCCTTGGTGGCAGCGCTCGTTTTGGGTGGTAACTGAAGGGGCGGTCGCAGCGGTTCTACTTATCGCAGGCGGTCTAAGTGCACTACAAACAGCGGCTATCGTTAGTGCTTTACCGTTTGCGATCATTATATTGATTTCGACATTTGGTATGTGGCGCGCACTACGTATTGAAGGACATCGCAATCAAAGCCTAGCCAATGACAATCATTTGCCGCCGCATCTACTTAAGCTTGACGCATGGCGTGATCGTATTGACTATATCACCAATCAACCAACGCGAGATAAAGTGCTGGGTTATATCAAAGGTACGGTTTTATCATCGATGCATGAGGTGGCAGAGAAGTTTGCCGAAACAGGCTGGTTGCCTGATGTAAATTATGATGAGGTCAATAACCGTGCTGTATTGGAATTAAGACGCGGTGACAATGTAGAGTTCTGGTATGAAGTTCGTTTGTCAGAGCATGAAATTCCTGACTATTATACGGAAGATATGGCCAATGAATTACCACAAGAGCACCATCATCGTGCTGAGGTGTATTTGCGCCGTGGTGGTCAAACCTATGATTTATATGGCTATCAATCAGAGTCGGTGATTAACGATATTATTGATCAGTTCGAAAAATACCTACACTTCTTAAATGTGTCGCCAGATAGTTTGCCGTGGCGTATGCAGGAGCATGATGAGGACATCACACTAGAGCAGGGCAGTGTGTTTGATAAGTAA
- the dusB gene encoding tRNA dihydrouridine synthase DusB, whose amino-acid sequence MSTDSPDLPSSLPVSDHPLLQPLVIGGLTIENRLMVAPMAGVTDNPFRRLCKSFGAGHAVSEMIIADTALYARKKSLYRANFDNEIAPISAQIAGAEPDKLAEAARYQIDNGAQIIDINMGCPAKKVCRRLAGSALLQDEDLVARLLDAAVNSVNAPVTLKTRLGYENGRENILRVAKRAEQAGIAAIAIHGRTREDMYTGEARYELIREVKESINIPVIANGDIDSAQKAQRVYELTGCDAVMIGRAAQGQPWIFRDIEHFLRTGESLDAPSVSEIKEIVLAHLQELYDFYGEYSGCRIARKHIAWYTTGIPNSNAFRQAMYGEESTAGQFRVVEDFLQAHE is encoded by the coding sequence ATGTCTACTGATTCCCCTGATTTACCGTCGTCTTTGCCCGTATCTGACCATCCATTATTGCAGCCATTGGTCATTGGCGGCCTGACGATTGAAAACCGCCTCATGGTTGCTCCTATGGCGGGCGTGACAGACAATCCTTTTCGGCGATTGTGTAAATCATTTGGTGCCGGTCATGCGGTGAGTGAAATGATTATCGCTGATACGGCGCTTTACGCGCGCAAAAAATCCTTGTATCGTGCCAATTTTGACAATGAAATTGCGCCTATTTCAGCGCAAATTGCAGGGGCTGAGCCTGATAAATTGGCAGAAGCGGCACGTTATCAGATTGATAATGGCGCGCAAATTATTGATATCAATATGGGCTGCCCTGCCAAAAAAGTCTGCCGTAGGCTGGCAGGTTCGGCACTGTTGCAAGACGAAGATTTGGTTGCCCGTTTACTCGATGCGGCGGTAAATAGCGTAAATGCCCCCGTGACCTTAAAAACGCGATTGGGCTATGAGAATGGTCGTGAGAATATCTTGCGTGTGGCGAAGCGCGCTGAGCAAGCAGGTATTGCAGCGATTGCCATTCATGGGCGCACGCGCGAGGATATGTATACTGGCGAGGCGCGTTATGAGCTGATACGCGAAGTCAAAGAAAGCATCAATATTCCCGTCATTGCCAATGGCGATATCGATAGCGCGCAAAAAGCCCAGCGTGTCTATGAGTTGACAGGTTGTGATGCTGTGATGATTGGGCGTGCTGCCCAAGGACAACCGTGGATATTCCGTGATATCGAGCACTTCTTACGCACTGGTGAGAGTCTTGATGCACCGAGCGTCAGTGAGATAAAAGAGATCGTATTGGCGCATTTGCAAGAGCTATATGACTTTTATGGTGAGTACTCTGGCTGCCGTATCGCTCGCAAGCACATTGCTTGGTATACCACAGGCATTCCTAATTCTAATGCTTTTCGCCAAGCAATGTATGGCGAAGAAAGTACCGCTGGACAGTTTCGCGTGGTCGAAGATTTTTTGCAGGCGCACGAATAG
- a CDS encoding DUF1622 domain-containing protein, with protein sequence MIATLAHYIDLIAKIVEVIGVLIMFFGLFFAFYRGIRLTSSFNHETYIEIRQTVGKSILLGLEVLIAADIMATVVTEPTFRSVLVLGFIVLIRTFLSLSLQVELEGKFPWQKENTVLKKEPHTAKADDF encoded by the coding sequence TTGATTGCAACTCTAGCTCATTACATTGATTTAATTGCTAAGATAGTCGAGGTCATTGGCGTACTTATTATGTTTTTTGGACTGTTTTTTGCTTTTTATCGAGGGATTCGCCTAACCAGTAGTTTTAATCACGAGACCTATATCGAAATCAGACAAACTGTGGGTAAATCTATTTTGTTAGGATTAGAAGTCCTCATCGCCGCTGATATTATGGCGACTGTCGTCACAGAACCGACGTTTCGCAGCGTTTTAGTACTAGGTTTTATCGTACTCATTCGGACTTTTTTGAGCTTGTCACTACAAGTAGAGTTAGAAGGCAAATTTCCTTGGCAAAAAGAAAATACAGTGCTCAAAAAAGAACCACATACCGCTAAAGCGGATGATTTTTAA
- a CDS encoding SDR family NAD(P)-dependent oxidoreductase — protein MANPSKKAINKAVKDKHIIITGASSGIGERTAYLLSECGAHVILLARTEDKLKAVKESIEELGGNASYYPCDLTNMDDIEKVSTQILADFGHVDVLVNNAGRSIRRSVHESIDRFHDFERTMDINYFGAVKIVLGFLPTMIERQTGQIVNISSIGVLANSPRFAAYVASKSALDAFSRCLAAEVKGDNVTITNIFMPLVRTPMIEPTKLYRYMPALMPDEAAMMVAKAIVHKPNSIASNMGKFASATYSLAPAINVGIQSMGYRIFPSTRAGLTTDKKPNLAQRAFARILPGEHH, from the coding sequence ATGGCCAATCCCTCAAAAAAAGCAATCAACAAAGCGGTCAAAGATAAGCATATCATTATCACAGGGGCATCAAGCGGTATTGGTGAGCGTACAGCATATTTACTTAGTGAATGCGGTGCGCATGTTATCTTATTAGCACGTACCGAAGACAAACTAAAAGCCGTTAAAGAAAGTATCGAGGAGCTTGGTGGCAATGCCAGTTATTACCCTTGTGATTTAACCAATATGGATGATATCGAAAAAGTTAGCACGCAAATTTTGGCAGATTTCGGACATGTTGATGTCTTGGTCAATAACGCTGGTCGTTCAATTCGGCGCTCGGTTCACGAGTCTATTGATCGTTTCCATGATTTTGAGCGTACAATGGATATCAATTACTTTGGCGCGGTTAAAATAGTTCTTGGGTTTTTGCCGACGATGATTGAACGTCAGACTGGTCAAATTGTGAATATTTCCTCTATTGGTGTACTGGCAAACAGTCCGCGTTTTGCCGCTTATGTCGCCTCAAAATCGGCATTGGATGCTTTTAGCCGCTGCCTAGCTGCTGAAGTGAAGGGCGATAATGTGACGATCACCAATATCTTTATGCCATTGGTGCGTACGCCGATGATTGAGCCAACTAAGTTATACCGCTACATGCCAGCGCTTATGCCGGATGAGGCGGCGATGATGGTTGCCAAAGCGATTGTCCATAAACCAAACAGTATTGCCAGTAACATGGGTAAATTTGCCTCGGCGACGTATTCATTAGCCCCAGCGATCAACGTTGGTATTCAGTCGATGGGTTACCGTATTTTCCCAAGTACTCGCGCTGGATTGACTACCGATAAGAAGCCAAACCTTGCTCAGCGTGCCTTTGCCAGAATACTTCCTGGTGAGCATCATTAG
- a CDS encoding peptidylprolyl isomerase, with translation MARTASALHILVKHKEQAEDIIAKLQKGAKFDVLAKRHSTCPSGKKGGSLGEFQQGDMVPAFDKICFSGKLFTPHLVKTKFGWHVVKVLYRT, from the coding sequence ATGGCTCGTACAGCTAGCGCATTACACATTTTAGTAAAACACAAAGAGCAGGCTGAAGACATTATTGCCAAGCTTCAAAAAGGCGCTAAGTTCGATGTGCTGGCGAAACGACATTCAACCTGCCCATCAGGTAAAAAAGGCGGTAGCTTAGGTGAGTTTCAACAAGGTGACATGGTACCAGCATTTGATAAAATCTGCTTTAGCGGCAAACTCTTCACCCCACATTTGGTAAAAACCAAATTTGGCTGGCATGTGGTTAAAGTACTTTACAGGACATAA
- a CDS encoding LLM class flavin-dependent oxidoreductase: protein MNMRNHSGSAPFVLSVLDNAFTGVGYTAENTIQEMIALAKLADKRGFQRFWMSEHHAMPGASVPSPQMMVARLTGETERIRLGAGGIMLPNHAPLVVAEQFGMLDAMAPGRIDLGLGRAPGTDGATASALRRHHAANDEFPQQVAELLGFLENSFPKDHPYSAVHAVPGPWQAEQNRVPPSKTATDVWILGSSTYSAHMAAQLGRPYAFALQFGSADILNAMRIYRENFRPSKILAKPYSLVSIGAIADEDPVEARRQSTSSAMAMLRMFQRKPFALLPPDEVAAFQGNMQERQIIEQYTDQTLHGTADEVAKGLEDLQEQTGVDEVMMVVQGYSRRAQSRTVELIADHYRMPSH, encoded by the coding sequence ATGAATATGCGAAATCATTCAGGTAGTGCACCTTTTGTTCTTTCGGTGCTCGACAATGCCTTCACCGGTGTTGGTTATACGGCAGAGAACACCATTCAAGAGATGATTGCGCTTGCGAAACTGGCAGATAAAAGAGGGTTTCAGCGATTTTGGATGTCAGAGCATCACGCTATGCCTGGTGCTTCGGTGCCTTCGCCGCAGATGATGGTGGCTCGACTTACTGGGGAAACCGAGCGTATTAGACTTGGTGCAGGTGGCATCATGCTACCGAATCATGCGCCTTTGGTCGTCGCTGAACAATTTGGTATGCTCGATGCGATGGCACCAGGACGAATCGATCTGGGTTTGGGAAGAGCGCCGGGTACTGATGGTGCAACAGCTTCAGCTTTGCGTCGGCATCATGCGGCGAACGATGAATTTCCTCAGCAAGTCGCAGAGTTGTTGGGCTTTTTAGAAAACAGTTTTCCAAAAGACCATCCTTATAGTGCGGTTCATGCGGTGCCAGGCCCATGGCAAGCCGAGCAAAACCGAGTACCCCCATCAAAGACCGCCACTGATGTTTGGATCCTGGGGTCATCGACTTATTCAGCCCACATGGCAGCACAGCTTGGCAGACCATATGCGTTCGCTCTACAGTTTGGTAGTGCTGATATTTTAAATGCGATGCGCATTTACCGAGAAAACTTCCGTCCTTCAAAAATTCTAGCCAAGCCATATAGTTTGGTCAGTATTGGTGCGATTGCAGATGAAGATCCTGTAGAGGCACGTCGCCAATCAACATCGTCTGCCATGGCAATGTTAAGAATGTTCCAGCGCAAACCTTTTGCTTTGCTGCCTCCTGATGAAGTGGCGGCTTTTCAAGGCAATATGCAAGAGCGCCAGATTATTGAGCAGTATACCGATCAAACCCTGCATGGTACTGCTGATGAGGTCGCAAAAGGTTTAGAGGATCTTCAGGAGCAGACAGGGGTGGATGAGGTCATGATGGTGGTTCAGGGCTATTCGCGCCGCGCCCAATCGCGCACTGTTGAGCTAATCGCAGATCACTATCGTATGCCAAGTCACTAG
- a CDS encoding MBL fold metallo-hydrolase codes for MNIVKSLTGTTLLSGVMLLTACTTFASPAADSNVVKKAATNTVEFQQIRNATIKLDYDGTTFLVDPMLAAKNAYPGFADTLNSQIRYPVVDLPMSVDEVLKADAIILTHLHDDHWDEAARNLVPRDMLIFTQDETDAAIVRKDGFTNVRVLTDRGVVFKGTKINKTIGQHGTDEMYKVPALAQALGKTMGIVFQKPNYKTVYVAGDTIWNKEVENALTRYKPDAVILNTGYAKLTTFVDDSIIMGKDDVYRAYKFSPNAKIVNVHMDTVNHGALSKAELRRFIEEKHLDKQRALVPDDGEYYKF; via the coding sequence ATGAATATCGTAAAATCACTGACTGGCACCACACTGTTAAGTGGCGTGATGCTATTAACCGCATGTACCACGTTTGCCAGTCCAGCAGCAGATTCTAACGTGGTAAAAAAGGCGGCTACCAATACCGTTGAATTTCAGCAAATTCGTAATGCCACGATTAAGCTTGATTATGACGGCACCACATTTTTAGTGGATCCGATGTTAGCGGCTAAAAACGCTTATCCAGGGTTTGCAGACACATTGAATAGCCAAATCCGCTATCCAGTGGTAGATTTGCCGATGTCTGTTGACGAAGTGCTTAAGGCGGATGCCATTATTTTGACCCACTTACATGACGATCATTGGGATGAAGCTGCACGTAACCTAGTCCCTCGTGATATGCTAATTTTTACCCAAGATGAAACGGATGCGGCAATCGTACGTAAAGATGGTTTTACCAATGTTAGAGTATTAACAGATCGAGGTGTTGTGTTTAAAGGCACTAAGATCAATAAAACCATTGGGCAGCATGGTACTGATGAGATGTACAAGGTTCCAGCGCTTGCTCAAGCGCTTGGTAAAACGATGGGGATTGTGTTCCAAAAACCAAACTACAAGACCGTCTATGTCGCAGGGGATACCATTTGGAATAAGGAAGTAGAGAATGCGCTTACTCGCTACAAGCCTGATGCGGTCATCCTTAATACAGGTTATGCCAAGCTAACTACCTTTGTTGATGACTCTATCATTATGGGTAAAGACGATGTATACCGCGCGTATAAATTCTCTCCTAATGCTAAGATCGTGAACGTACATATGGATACGGTCAATCATGGAGCACTGTCAAAAGCAGAGCTGCGCCGCTTTATCGAGGAAAAACATCTGGATAAACAGCGGGCGCTTGTTCCTGATGATGGTGAGTACTATAAGTTCTAG